The following proteins come from a genomic window of Polaribacter dokdonensis:
- a CDS encoding dimethylarginine dimethylaminohydrolase family protein, with protein MLELNIINETSKLKAVILGTAKSNGPVPKPEDCYDPKSLEHVLAGTYPTEEDMVQEMEEVSAILSKYNVDVYRPKVIENYNQIFSRDIAFVIDNKLVKANILPDREKEYLAIQHVLDLIKPENIIELPEECHVEGGDVMPWNEYLFVGTYSGEDYPDFITARTNTAAVKALQENFPNKSVKPFQLRKSNTNAKENALHLDCCFQPVGKNKAILHKNGFLLESEYNWLKNYFGADNVFEITKEEMYNMNSNVFSISEDVVISEVGFTRLNTWLRENGFTVEEVHYSEIAKQEGLLRCSTMPLIRA; from the coding sequence ATGCTAGAATTAAATATTATTAACGAAACATCTAAGTTAAAAGCTGTTATTTTAGGTACTGCAAAAAGTAATGGACCTGTTCCTAAACCAGAAGACTGTTATGACCCTAAAAGTCTAGAGCATGTCTTGGCTGGCACATATCCCACAGAAGAAGATATGGTTCAGGAAATGGAGGAAGTATCTGCAATATTATCGAAATATAATGTAGATGTATATAGGCCTAAAGTCATAGAGAATTATAATCAAATATTTTCTAGAGACATCGCTTTTGTGATTGATAATAAATTGGTAAAAGCTAATATTTTACCTGATAGAGAAAAAGAATATTTGGCTATTCAGCATGTTTTGGACTTGATTAAACCAGAAAATATAATTGAACTTCCAGAAGAATGTCATGTAGAAGGAGGAGATGTAATGCCTTGGAATGAATATTTGTTTGTTGGAACTTATTCTGGAGAAGATTATCCAGATTTTATTACTGCAAGAACAAATACAGCAGCAGTTAAAGCTTTACAAGAGAATTTTCCTAATAAAAGTGTAAAGCCTTTTCAGCTTCGTAAGTCCAATACAAACGCAAAAGAAAATGCCTTGCATTTAGATTGTTGTTTTCAGCCTGTAGGAAAAAACAAAGCAATTCTTCATAAAAATGGATTTTTATTAGAAAGTGAATATAATTGGTTGAAAAATTATTTTGGAGCAGACAATGTATTCGAAATTACCAAAGAAGAAATGTATAATATGAATAGCAATGTCTTCTCGATTTCTGAAGATGTAGTTATTTCTGAAGTAGGTTTTACAAGATTAAATACTTGGTTAAGAGAAAATGGCTTTACTGTAGAAGAAGTTCATTATTCAGAAATAGCAAAACAAGAAGGCCTGTTGAGATGTTCAACCATGCCATTAATAAGAGCGTAA
- a CDS encoding CIA30 family protein, producing the protein MIKSLVYVLILYFMGSSSYMLFNFSKDTNISAWKIVDDVVMGGRSNGSFKLNENGNGLFYGEISLKNNGGFSSVRYSFNKIDISAYTKVVLRIKGDGKEYQFRVKDDNSQYYSFIKKFDTTGDWQTIEIPFEEMYPAFRGRKLNIQNFSSTTLAQIAFLIGNKKEEVFQLEIDQIYLQ; encoded by the coding sequence ATGATAAAATCTTTAGTTTACGTCTTAATTCTTTATTTTATGGGTAGTTCATCTTATATGTTATTTAACTTTTCGAAAGACACGAATATCTCTGCATGGAAAATAGTTGATGATGTTGTTATGGGAGGAAGATCTAATGGTTCTTTTAAACTGAATGAAAACGGTAATGGTTTATTTTATGGGGAAATATCATTAAAAAATAATGGAGGTTTTTCATCTGTAAGATATTCTTTTAATAAAATAGATATCTCAGCCTATACAAAAGTGGTTTTAAGAATAAAAGGTGATGGAAAAGAATATCAGTTTAGGGTGAAAGACGATAATAGCCAATATTATTCTTTTATAAAAAAGTTTGATACTACAGGAGATTGGCAGACGATTGAAATACCCTTTGAAGAAATGTATCCAGCATTTAGAGGAAGAAAATTAAATATCCAAAATTTTTCATCCACAACATTGGCACAAATTGCTTTTTTGATTGGTAATAAAAAAGAAGAGGTTTTTCAGCTAGAAATAGATCAAATTTATCTTCAATAA
- a CDS encoding PrsW family intramembrane metalloprotease, translating into MTLLLLALAPIVVILIYIYVKDKYEKEPIGLLLKNFFLGAVVSIIITLVLGFAANIIFPITDEKSILQQFVKAFFVVALVEEFSKYIIVKYYAQKKTDFNEPFDGIVYAVVVSMGFAALENVLYVFQYGVTTGLTRAFTAVPAHATFGILMGYFMGKAKFSNNRVKYNLLGLLIATLFHGAYDFFLFINFIPGIAIGAFVSLIIGIVLSQKAIKKHQRISHFKA; encoded by the coding sequence ATGACTTTATTATTGCTTGCTCTGGCCCCAATTGTAGTTATTTTAATTTACATTTATGTAAAAGATAAATACGAAAAGGAACCAATTGGTTTATTGCTTAAAAACTTTTTTTTAGGAGCTGTAGTTAGTATAATAATAACCTTAGTTCTTGGTTTTGCAGCCAATATTATCTTTCCTATAACAGATGAAAAAAGTATTTTACAACAATTTGTTAAAGCCTTTTTTGTTGTTGCTTTGGTAGAAGAATTTTCTAAATATATTATTGTAAAATACTATGCACAAAAGAAAACTGATTTTAACGAACCTTTTGATGGTATTGTATATGCAGTAGTTGTTTCTATGGGTTTTGCAGCTTTAGAAAATGTATTGTATGTATTTCAATATGGAGTAACAACAGGTTTAACTAGAGCATTTACAGCAGTTCCTGCACATGCTACTTTCGGAATTTTAATGGGCTATTTTATGGGTAAGGCTAAGTTTTCTAATAATAGAGTAAAATACAATTTACTTGGTTTGTTAATTGCAACATTATTTCATGGAGCTTATGACTTTTTTCTATTCATCAACTTTATTCCAGGTATTGCAATTGGAGCTTTTGTTTCTTTAATAATTGGCATTGTATTATCTCAAAAAGCAATTAAAAAGCATCAACGAATTTCTCACTTTAAAGCTTAA
- the pafA gene encoding alkaline phosphatase PafA, whose amino-acid sequence MKKSILYLLTSLFFLSFTANETKKNKPKLVIGIVIDQMRYDYLTRFSDRFSEDGFKRLLNDGFSLENAHYNLIPTYTAVGHATIYSGTTPNNHGIISNNWYDKFLNKTIYCVDDDNYETIGNNGKAGKKSPHRLFTSTLGDQLKLHQVSKGKSIGIAIKDRSAILPAGHTANGAYWFDGGNEGKFISSSFYMTELPHWVNTFNLSGKANSYLLKPWKTLFDINTYVNSIADDNKFEGLFRGETTPTFPHNIPQLRNQNGNYSILKGIPEGNTLTVDFAKAAILGEKLGKSNHTDFLAISFSSTDYIGHQYGPASVEIEDTYLKLDRDLANFFKFLDNKVGKDNYTLFLTADHAAVHVPSYLQSLKIPAHYLKINQLRDSISSITKKYFNSVEFVNNISNYQIFLNKEKIEALGFSKNQVADKIVSELENLEGIYKAVTAKTLQTNHFSEGLMNSLQNGYNQKLSGDVMLIPYPATLSRSKTGTSHGSGYSYDTHIPIIFYGKGIKKGVSKKRYEIIDIAPTLANLLGIEAPNSSTGKIVTEALKN is encoded by the coding sequence ATGAAGAAATCAATATTATACCTATTAACCTCTCTATTTTTTTTAAGTTTTACGGCTAATGAAACTAAAAAGAACAAACCTAAATTAGTAATTGGTATTGTAATAGACCAAATGCGATATGATTATTTAACCCGTTTTTCAGATCGTTTTTCAGAGGATGGATTTAAACGTCTTCTAAATGATGGCTTTTCCTTAGAAAATGCACATTACAATTTAATACCAACTTATACTGCTGTTGGGCATGCTACCATTTATAGTGGAACTACCCCAAACAACCATGGAATTATTTCTAACAACTGGTATGATAAATTCTTGAACAAAACCATTTACTGTGTTGATGATGACAATTACGAAACTATTGGAAATAATGGAAAAGCAGGTAAAAAATCTCCTCACAGATTATTTACCTCTACATTAGGAGATCAACTTAAACTGCATCAAGTTTCTAAAGGAAAATCAATAGGAATTGCCATTAAAGATAGGTCTGCAATTTTACCTGCAGGACATACTGCAAATGGTGCTTACTGGTTTGATGGTGGTAATGAAGGTAAATTTATATCGAGTTCATTTTACATGACTGAATTACCACATTGGGTAAATACATTTAATTTATCTGGTAAAGCAAATAGCTATTTGCTTAAACCATGGAAAACTCTTTTTGATATAAATACCTATGTAAATAGTATTGCTGACGACAACAAATTCGAAGGTTTATTTAGAGGTGAAACAACACCTACTTTTCCTCACAACATTCCACAATTGAGGAATCAAAATGGGAATTATAGTATTCTTAAAGGAATACCTGAAGGCAATACATTAACTGTAGATTTTGCTAAAGCAGCAATACTTGGAGAAAAATTAGGAAAATCTAATCACACTGATTTTTTAGCAATAAGCTTTTCTTCTACAGACTATATTGGTCATCAATATGGACCAGCATCAGTAGAAATAGAAGACACCTACTTAAAGTTAGATAGAGATTTAGCTAATTTCTTTAAATTCTTAGACAATAAGGTTGGTAAAGATAATTACACACTTTTTTTAACTGCAGATCATGCTGCTGTTCATGTACCTTCGTATTTACAATCTTTAAAAATTCCTGCTCATTACCTCAAAATAAATCAACTTAGAGATTCTATTTCATCTATTACCAAAAAGTATTTTAATTCGGTTGAGTTTGTAAATAACATTTCTAACTATCAAATTTTCTTGAATAAAGAGAAAATTGAAGCATTGGGTTTCTCTAAAAATCAAGTTGCTGATAAAATAGTAAGTGAGCTAGAAAATTTAGAAGGAATTTATAAAGCTGTAACTGCAAAAACATTACAAACTAACCATTTTTCTGAAGGATTGATGAATTCGCTTCAAAATGGATACAACCAAAAGTTATCTGGAGATGTTATGCTTATTCCTTATCCTGCAACATTGTCAAGATCTAAAACAGGTACTTCTCATGGGTCAGGTTATTCTTATGACACACACATACCAATAATATTTTATGGTAAAGGAATTAAAAAAGGTGTCTCTAAAAAAAGATATGAAATTATAGATATTGCTCCAACATTGGCTAATTTACTTGGTATTGAAGCCCCAAATTCATCTACTGGTAAAATAGTAACTGAAGCACTTAAAAATTAA
- the ctlX gene encoding citrulline utilization hydrolase CtlX, translating into MQQTTNSILMIRPVSFRMNEQTAVNNYYQEDLSIKNAEINEKAQLEFDDYVDKLKSFGINVIVISDTLENDTPDSIFPNNWISFHENGTIAIYPMFAENRRLERREDVLDTLEKNGFLIENVIDYTSAEEQNVFLEGTGSMILDRQNQKAYCALSPRADEELFIEFCEDFEYTPVIFTANQTVNGTREAIYHTNVMMCVAETFAVICLSSIDDKKERKQVLKSLKEDKKDIIDISEEQVTNFAGNMLQVQGSNNERFLIMSQAAYDSLTKDQINRIEKHCKIISSSLSTIETCGGGSARCMMAEVFLPKQ; encoded by the coding sequence ATGCAACAAACTACGAATTCCATACTTATGATTCGTCCTGTAAGTTTTAGGATGAATGAGCAAACTGCTGTGAATAATTACTACCAAGAAGATTTAAGTATTAAGAATGCAGAAATTAATGAAAAGGCACAATTAGAGTTCGATGATTATGTAGATAAACTAAAGTCTTTTGGAATAAATGTTATCGTAATTTCAGATACTTTAGAAAATGATACACCAGATTCTATTTTTCCAAATAATTGGATTTCTTTTCATGAAAATGGTACAATTGCCATTTACCCAATGTTTGCAGAAAATAGAAGATTGGAAAGAAGAGAAGATGTTTTAGATACACTTGAAAAAAATGGATTTCTGATAGAGAATGTTATAGATTATACTTCTGCAGAAGAGCAAAATGTATTTCTAGAAGGCACAGGAAGTATGATTTTAGATAGACAAAATCAAAAGGCATATTGTGCATTATCTCCAAGAGCAGATGAAGAATTATTTATAGAGTTTTGTGAAGATTTTGAATATACACCAGTAATTTTCACTGCAAATCAAACCGTAAATGGTACTAGAGAAGCTATTTATCATACTAATGTTATGATGTGTGTTGCAGAAACATTTGCTGTAATTTGTTTGTCATCTATAGACGATAAAAAAGAACGTAAACAAGTTTTAAAATCATTAAAAGAAGACAAAAAAGATATTATTGATATCTCTGAAGAACAGGTTACTAATTTTGCAGGGAATATGTTGCAAGTTCAAGGTAGTAATAATGAGCGTTTTTTAATTATGAGTCAAGCTGCTTATGATTCTTTAACAAAAGATCAAATTAACAGAATTGAGAAGCACTGCAAAATAATTTCTAGCTCATTATCAACCATAGAAACTTGTGGAGGTGGAAGTGCAAGATGTATGATGGCTGAAGTATTTTTACCAAAACAATAA
- a CDS encoding MlaE family ABC transporter permease, which produces MNYIEHIGKYYLMLKQVFKRPQKARVFYDALLKEIEELGLKSLGIILFISFFIGGVIALQTALNLDSAFIPRSLIGFAAKRSIILEFAPTFCSIILAGKVGSYITSSIGTMRVTEQIDALEVMGINSLNHLVLPKVIATVFFYPFLITLGMFLGMLGGYLAGVLSGLFSGVNYIEGLQTDFQPFLIVYAIIKTLVFAFLIATVPSYHGYYVKGGSIAVGKASTQSVVWTTILIVIANYFLTQMLLT; this is translated from the coding sequence GTGAATTACATAGAACACATAGGTAAATATTATTTAATGCTCAAGCAGGTTTTTAAAAGGCCTCAAAAAGCGAGGGTGTTTTATGATGCTTTACTTAAGGAAATTGAGGAGTTAGGCTTGAAATCTTTAGGTATTATTTTATTTATTTCTTTTTTTATTGGAGGTGTAATTGCCTTGCAGACAGCTTTAAATTTAGATAGTGCTTTTATTCCTAGGTCTTTAATTGGTTTCGCAGCAAAAAGGTCTATCATTTTAGAATTTGCACCTACTTTTTGTTCTATAATTTTAGCAGGTAAAGTAGGTTCTTATATAACTTCTAGTATTGGGACTATGAGAGTTACAGAACAAATTGATGCACTTGAAGTAATGGGTATTAATTCTTTAAATCACTTAGTGCTTCCAAAAGTAATTGCCACAGTATTCTTTTATCCTTTCCTTATAACTTTAGGAATGTTTTTGGGAATGTTAGGTGGGTATTTAGCAGGAGTACTTTCAGGTTTATTTAGTGGGGTAAATTATATAGAGGGTCTACAGACAGATTTTCAACCATTTTTAATAGTCTATGCAATTATTAAAACTTTGGTTTTTGCATTTCTTATAGCAACAGTTCCTTCATACCATGGTTACTATGTTAAAGGAGGATCTATAGCAGTGGGTAAAGCAAGTACTCAATCTGTTGTTTGGACAACTATATTAATTGTTATTGCGAATTACTTTTTAACCCAAATGCTATTAACATAA
- a CDS encoding ABC transporter ATP-binding protein — MIEVKDLRKGFGDVEVLKGISTTFHPGKTSLIIGQSGAGKTVFLKSLIGLHKPEGGTISFDGRINTNFSIEEKRQWRQEIGMVFQGSALFDSQTVEENVMFPLKMFTKQSQAEMLERVNFVLDRVNLKDSNDRFPAELSGGMQKRVAIARAIVMKPKYLFCDEPNSGLDPQTATVIDNLIQEITDEYQITTVINTHDMNSVMEIGEKIIFLKDGKKEWEGSSEEMFKTDNEAVVGFVYSSNLFKKVREAYLNETN; from the coding sequence ATGATAGAGGTAAAAGATTTACGAAAAGGCTTTGGAGATGTTGAAGTATTAAAAGGTATTTCTACAACTTTTCATCCAGGAAAAACAAGTTTAATTATCGGTCAAAGTGGTGCAGGAAAAACAGTTTTTCTGAAGTCATTAATTGGATTACATAAGCCAGAAGGAGGAACGATATCTTTTGATGGACGAATAAATACTAATTTTAGTATTGAGGAAAAAAGACAGTGGAGACAAGAAATAGGTATGGTTTTTCAAGGAAGTGCGCTTTTTGATTCACAAACAGTAGAAGAAAATGTAATGTTTCCTTTAAAAATGTTTACCAAACAATCCCAAGCAGAAATGTTAGAACGGGTTAATTTTGTCTTAGATAGAGTAAATCTTAAAGATTCTAATGATAGATTTCCAGCAGAACTTTCTGGAGGAATGCAAAAAAGAGTTGCTATTGCAAGAGCAATTGTAATGAAACCAAAATATCTTTTTTGTGATGAACCTAATTCAGGATTAGATCCACAAACAGCTACAGTAATAGATAATTTAATTCAAGAAATTACGGATGAATACCAAATTACAACGGTTATTAATACCCATGATATGAATTCTGTAATGGAAATTGGAGAAAAAATTATTTTTTTAAAGGATGGTAAAAAAGAGTGGGAAGGTAGTAGTGAAGAGATGTTTAAAACTGATAATGAAGCTGTTGTAGGTTTTGTGTATTCTTCTAATTTATTTAAGAAAGTTAGAGAAGCATATTTAAATGAAACAAATTAG
- a CDS encoding T9SS type A sorting domain-containing protein, with protein MLKKIALIIVFVLNITFSFSQIEDFKDKFELPNDVSETSGLLFLNGKIITHNDSGDAANLYELDSLTGNLLRTINISNATNIDWEDITEDETYIYIGDFGNNVGNRKDLKIYRIAKSDYLASDSVTAETISFAYEDQTDFTERINMHNFDAEAFVVIDNSLYIFSKNWSDFKSNLYKIPKTIGNYTAEKISTGNVNGLITGATVNTEAYLLCGSDSTGNPFIIYIRRSPIFSEDIFFAGFDKTTLSSSQMEQFSQVEAITAFDNGKFYISREKVDRNGINLPQKLYEFKDDRLKTLSTDKHQLKDLEISPNPTSGIINISNSENIFSLSIYNALGKEVIQQSTVNSQVDISQLPKGMYLMRVRFKDSSTIIKKLIKL; from the coding sequence ATGCTTAAAAAAATTGCTTTAATAATTGTTTTTGTTTTAAACATTACTTTCAGTTTTTCTCAAATTGAAGATTTCAAAGATAAATTTGAATTACCAAATGATGTTTCAGAAACTTCTGGGTTATTGTTTTTAAATGGCAAAATTATAACTCATAATGATAGTGGAGATGCTGCAAATCTTTATGAATTAGATAGTTTAACTGGCAATTTACTTAGAACCATAAATATCTCTAATGCAACAAATATAGATTGGGAAGATATTACAGAAGATGAAACCTATATTTATATTGGCGATTTTGGTAATAATGTTGGAAATAGAAAAGATTTAAAAATTTATCGAATTGCAAAATCTGACTATTTAGCAAGTGATTCTGTTACAGCTGAAACTATAAGTTTTGCATACGAAGACCAAACTGATTTTACTGAAAGAATTAACATGCATAATTTTGATGCTGAAGCTTTTGTGGTTATAGATAATTCTTTATATATTTTTTCTAAAAATTGGTCAGATTTTAAAAGTAATCTTTATAAAATACCAAAAACAATCGGAAATTATACAGCTGAGAAAATAAGTACAGGAAATGTTAATGGCCTTATAACTGGAGCTACTGTAAATACAGAAGCATATTTACTCTGTGGTTCTGATTCTACTGGAAATCCTTTTATAATTTACATAAGAAGAAGCCCTATATTTAGTGAAGATATCTTTTTTGCAGGTTTTGATAAAACTACATTATCATCTTCTCAAATGGAACAATTCAGTCAAGTTGAAGCGATAACTGCATTTGATAATGGAAAGTTCTATATCTCTAGAGAAAAAGTTGATAGAAATGGAATTAATCTACCTCAAAAACTATATGAATTTAAAGATGATAGATTAAAAACCTTAAGTACAGATAAGCATCAGTTAAAAGATTTAGAAATTTCTCCTAATCCAACTTCAGGGATTATAAATATTTCTAATTCAGAGAATATATTTAGTCTATCAATTTATAATGCTTTAGGGAAAGAAGTTATTCAACAATCGACTGTTAATTCTCAAGTAGATATTAGTCAATTACCTAAAGGGATGTATTTAATGAGGGTTCGTTTTAAAGATTCATCAACAATAATTAAGAAATTAATTAAGCTTTAA
- a CDS encoding fasciclin domain-containing protein has protein sequence MKTISKFLSILLVVVFFSSCEDDNDTITLETNTIVDVAVNNNLSSLVAAVTRADLVSTLSSNGSFTVFAPTNDAFQDLLDSNANWNSIDDIPVETLRSVLLFHVLEGEVMSTDLSNTYVNTLSSGPNDEPLSLQVEVTGSVLFNGDATPLTTDVAASNGVVHVIDKVMLPPNVVTLALNNDGFTSLVAALTDSRHTTDFVSILNGDGPFTVFAPTNDAFQDLLDSDQSWNSLADVPIATLDAVLKYHVVNGANVQGNQLSNGDVSVLGGSITIDLSTGVQIKTTSNQTVNIIVSPATNDVQGTNGVVHAIDTVLLP, from the coding sequence ATGAAAACAATTTCAAAATTTTTATCGATTTTATTAGTAGTAGTATTTTTCTCATCATGTGAAGATGACAATGATACAATTACGCTAGAAACAAACACAATTGTAGATGTTGCAGTAAACAATAACTTAAGTAGTTTAGTGGCTGCAGTAACTAGAGCAGATTTGGTTAGTACTTTATCTAGTAATGGATCTTTTACTGTATTTGCACCAACTAATGATGCTTTTCAAGATTTATTAGATTCTAATGCTAATTGGAATAGCATAGATGATATTCCTGTAGAAACTTTAAGGTCTGTGCTTTTATTTCACGTTTTAGAAGGAGAAGTAATGTCTACAGATTTATCTAACACCTATGTAAACACATTGTCTTCTGGGCCAAATGATGAGCCTTTATCTTTGCAGGTAGAAGTAACAGGTAGTGTTTTATTTAATGGAGATGCAACACCTTTAACAACAGATGTAGCAGCTTCTAATGGAGTTGTACATGTAATTGATAAAGTTATGTTGCCACCAAATGTTGTTACACTTGCCTTGAACAATGATGGTTTTACCAGTCTTGTAGCTGCATTAACAGATTCTAGACATACTACAGATTTTGTGTCTATTTTAAATGGTGATGGACCTTTTACAGTTTTTGCACCAACTAATGACGCTTTTCAAGATTTATTAGATTCTGATCAGAGTTGGAATTCTTTAGCAGACGTGCCAATTGCAACTTTAGATGCAGTTTTAAAATACCATGTAGTAAATGGTGCTAATGTACAAGGAAACCAATTATCTAATGGAGATGTTTCTGTTTTAGGTGGAAGTATAACAATTGATTTAAGTACTGGAGTTCAAATAAAAACTACTAGTAATCAAACAGTGAATATTATTGTTAGCCCAGCAACTAATGATGTTCAAGGTACAAATGGTGTTGTACATGCTATTGATACAGTTTTATTGCCATAA
- a CDS encoding citrate synthase, producing MPDIANLKIGDNSYEFPLIKGTEDEVAIDIKSLRGATNGVITIDPGFKNTGSCESAITFLDGEKGILRYRGYPIEQLAEKADFLEVAYALIFGDLPTKEQLEKFHADIKSKSVVDDDVKKILDAFPKTAHPMGILSSLTSALTAFNPSSVNVDSEEDMYRAIVKILGKFPVLVAWTMRKKQGLPLNYGSKSLGYVENIMKMMFEQPNEDYEMNTIVKDALDKLLILHADHEQNCSTSTVRIVGSSHAGLFASLSAGISALWGPLHGGANQAVLEMLEAIKEDGGDTKKYMAKAKDKSDPFRLMGFGHRVYKNFDPRAKIIKKAADEVLNNLGVDDPILEIAKGLEKEALNDPYFVDRKLYPNVDFYSGIIYRAMGIPVEMFTVMFALGRLPGWIAQWKEMRLNKEPIGRPRQIYTGETERSFTPIENR from the coding sequence ATGCCAGATATAGCTAATTTAAAAATTGGAGATAATTCTTACGAATTTCCTCTAATAAAAGGAACAGAAGATGAAGTTGCAATTGATATAAAATCATTAAGAGGTGCAACAAATGGAGTAATTACAATAGATCCTGGATTTAAAAACACAGGTTCTTGTGAAAGTGCTATTACATTTTTAGATGGTGAAAAAGGTATTTTAAGATATAGAGGTTATCCAATAGAACAATTAGCGGAAAAAGCAGACTTTTTAGAAGTAGCTTACGCTTTAATTTTTGGTGATTTACCTACAAAAGAACAATTAGAAAAGTTTCATGCAGACATTAAATCTAAATCAGTTGTAGATGATGATGTAAAAAAGATTTTGGATGCTTTTCCAAAGACAGCTCACCCAATGGGTATCTTGTCTTCTTTAACAAGTGCATTAACAGCATTTAATCCTTCTTCTGTGAATGTTGATTCAGAAGAGGATATGTACAGAGCTATTGTTAAAATATTAGGTAAGTTTCCTGTTTTAGTTGCATGGACAATGCGTAAAAAACAAGGATTACCTTTAAACTACGGTTCTAAATCTTTAGGTTATGTAGAAAACATTATGAAAATGATGTTCGAGCAGCCAAATGAAGATTATGAAATGAATACAATAGTAAAAGATGCTTTAGATAAATTATTAATCTTACATGCAGATCATGAGCAAAACTGTTCTACATCAACAGTAAGGATTGTAGGTTCATCTCATGCTGGTTTATTCGCATCTTTATCTGCGGGTATTTCTGCACTTTGGGGCCCATTACATGGTGGGGCTAATCAAGCTGTGCTAGAAATGTTAGAAGCTATTAAAGAAGATGGAGGTGATACAAAAAAATACATGGCTAAAGCTAAAGATAAAAGTGATCCATTTAGATTAATGGGCTTTGGACATAGAGTTTATAAAAACTTTGATCCTAGAGCAAAAATCATTAAAAAAGCAGCTGATGAAGTTTTGAATAATTTAGGTGTTGATGATCCAATTTTAGAAATTGCTAAAGGATTAGAAAAAGAAGCTTTAAATGATCCTTATTTTGTAGACCGTAAATTATATCCTAATGTAGATTTCTATTCTGGTATTATTTATAGAGCTATGGGTATTCCAGTAGAAATGTTTACAGTTATGTTCGCTTTAGGGCGTTTACCTGGTTGGATTGCTCAATGGAAAGAAATGAGATTAAATAAAGAACCAATTGGTAGACCTCGTCAAATTTATACTGGTGAAACAGAAAGATCTTTTACACCCATTGAAAACAGATAA